The DNA window CATTCTGCtctttgccacattaacaagtgggattgcattaagaatatcttgaTCCCTTCTCTGCAAGCACTCAGATAACTCATTTGTATATCCAAGAATAACATACATTAAGTGCACAAAGAAAATAAACTCAAAGGTTTCAAATGCTCCAAGCACAAAATGTATCTTTGTCCAATCTTCCTTATATGCATTATcagcaccaagttcaatgagcACATCATGAATTGAGGAATATATAGTGATGATGCTACATATAGTTTTGTAATAAGAGCCCCACCGAGTGTCACCAGGCCTAGGCAAACCCATCTCTTGATTTAATCCACTCCTTGATTCAAGCTCACCACACTCTAGTGCTTTCTTGACATTCTCAAGCCTAGCATTTCGAATCATATCATGACGCTTACAAGAAACCACAACAATGTTCAACAAGATAGATACTTGATCAAAAAAAGTCTTACAGTCAGTATTTCCTTTGGCAATAGCAACAAAAactagttggagttgatgtgcaaagcaatgaatataataagcggaaggtgattcttgcatgattaaagttTTGAGCcctttaatatctcctttcatattgctaGCCCTATCATAACCTTGACCTCTAATCTGTTGCATACTCAATCCATTACTAACAAGTAAAACTTCAATTGCTTTCTTAAGTGACAAAgaggtagtatcatctacatgaacaactccaataaagtgcTCACATGGTCTTCCAAGTTTATCAACATAACGCAGGCAaagagctagttgttctttatgtgatatatcactagactcatcagctaaaattgcatagggctcatcaccaagttcctcaattattttctttctagtttctatgGCACAACAGTGAATAATTTACTTTTGTATCTTTTGGCTAGTCAAAGTGCAATTACCTGGTGCATTGTTCAAGACATACTTGTTCACTTCTTCACTATTTCCTGCAAGAAACTTTAAAAGTTCAATGAATTTGCCTTTGTTGCTAgactcttcactttcatcatgtccaCGAAATGCAATTcttgatgcaaaagaaacttgatacatCTAAGTGAATATGTCAATCTTTTCTTGTAAAGACGAAGCTCCTCCTCACTCCACTTGTCAATGTTATAATCAATTGCTACCTTGGGATTCATAAAACCAATGTACCTCTCTTGAGCTGCTTTATGTGCCCTAGAACCAGAATGTTTGAGAAGTGTTGTGTTTCCTATATTCCAATTATTCCATCCATCAACAATAAAAGTTTTTGACCCACTGCCCTTGttgaacaagtagcatatgaagcAAAATGCAGAATCCTTCTTGACACTATATTTAAGCCACTCATAATTATACTACCATTGTATACTGAATCGACGAGGTACGCCTCCAATGTTTCGGTATGAAAAATCATGTATATAACGTTTGCAAGCACCTTTAGTAATATATGCTCTACGgattgcatcttgatcattaacaGGATAATCTTCAATGGGCAGCCTTTCACCTGGATCATATGGTAGGCGATTGATGTCATACGCCGACGGCTTTGATGCGGGCGGTGGCAGTGATGCTAGCGGGGGCGAGGGCAAATGATCTGcaatttcttcaacttgtactctATCTTCTTGATTCTGCTCTTCCATAATATTTTCATCCAGAGGTGGGTCAATAGCAGCCACCTTCTTTGCTGCTTTCTGAAAAAGGGATCGAATGTCTTCATTTCTTTTCATAATTCAAGACTCAAGAGTTCTGTGGAAAAAACACTCGCCAATTAGCAAAACTAACGATTGGAAGAAACCTGGAACTGAGGAAGGACGGGGATGGACGGGGAGTATCACCAGAGGAACTGAGGAAGGACTAGTGATCAGTCCTGCAGGCGATGGCGGCAGTCTAGGGCTCCAGGCCAGGCGAAGCGACGAGCGATGCCGATTCGCTGATGGCAGCAGTCCAGACTCGATGGGGCGACGGGATCGATGGTTGTCCAGGCGACGCGCTATCCAACCTGCCTTCGATCGATTTGgagctgggccggcccagctACATGCGCACGGGAGGGAATCCGCTCCGCGTGACCACGTCAGTTGAGAACAGGTCACCCTCGGCCACCCTACATGCAGTATGTAGGAGCCACGAACAACCACGTCCGCCTCATGGTGGTGCTGAGACAGGGAAAAGGGAGAAGGATTATGGTTTTGGCTGTAGCCGTCCCATGTTGGCAAAGCGGATTGTCATGGGCCGAGCAAAAGAAAGCTTACACGGCTGGGCCGGAATAGCCCGTATCGAATTCGTTCATGTGAAAAATTCCAAGAAAATTAGAAAGGCCTCATAAATCTGAAGTTTTATGAATAGGCTTATGTTTCATGAAGAAATTAAGCTTTTGGCACATACTCCTGTAGAGTATCCCAGTAATTTCTGGGAATTACGGAATTAGGGTGTCTTTGAATATAACACCTCTAAAAATTCAGTTTTTACAACAGTTTTCTGAATAATTAACCTAGATCCTCTGTTTATGCGTATTTATTATATTTCTTATACCCATGTATAAGAGTTTGTATACAACATTAAATCTGCAATTTAGTTGTTAttttctagctttatttttctaAATTAAATGATAgaattaattctaaaaattttcTAGGCTTTGAATTTAGTTCTAAAAAATGCTAGCGCAATATCATTATGAATTGTTTACCATGTAATTATAAGAATGAAATCTTGAATGATTACACTAGAAATATGGTATAAGGTATATGAGCTCTCTATAAATCCTGCAGACCTTAgacttatcacctttgagagtctCATATTTGTTTTTCCTAGCATAATGAATTTTTGGATGAATGAATGGTTGgtattaattctgaaaatttgtataTACCATAATCCTGAAAAATGCTAGGATGCTTCTAAGAGTATTTTGTATAACCATCCGCTATCTTTTTGCACTTTGCCACTTGTTTACATGCTTTAAACTCATATGCACATGATAATTCCGGTATTAATAATATATGCATACCTTCATGATGAAGGAATATCTTGGATTTGTCCTGAATGATAGAATTATATAGCATTGTCATTTATTAAATCCTAGTAGAATATTCTACTACCACTGAAGTGGAGTGGACATTAAGCATTATAGTCCATATATTACTCTCAAAGAATGAGTATGTGACCAAGCTAAATTCCGAAGGTCTTATGGGACTCACTAAATGATaaattctagaagatatcctacaTTATGATTGCATAATGCCAGAAATATTGAAAATTGAATTTTCAAGCTATATGATCATATGGGATATAATGCTGCTCTATAAATAAATACAATAAGCTTGAAGCTCTGTGATTAAAAGTCATAGACTACGAGATGGTAAATAAGACTTTGTCTAATTCCAGAAGAAATATTTCTTGGAATAGAAACACCAAGAGCATTGAAGTACTAGAAGTATTCAAATTTATCATCCATTATTACTCAAATAGAAGTTGGGTTAAAATTTTTAGACAACATTATGAATTAGTATATATGACTTGCATATGTTGTACTCCTAGAAGGATCATGATTACATATCATAATTATGAAGTAGAGCATGCATTAAGCTGCTAAATGTCATGCTAAGACATGTAAGAGCGGATAAGAATTAGAATATTTAAGTTTTTCTTGAAGAAgaatgtcggtgtttcgagtcactgactagtaaatttctagactgcgcgtctggctcagatggtgtgctcggagaacacaaaggtttatactggttcatgcgGAACATCCATACatctagttcgctgctgctcatgtAATCAGCACTTGGTTTGcaataggggttacaaataggcgagagagagagagagagtcctaagtctctggtggaaggagtgaacgggtgctaagGGCTCGCTTGCCGCTTAGCCATGTGTTGTTGTGTGAAGACGTGCCCCCTccgtggggcgccctgcttccccttttataggcgaagggaaaacaTAGGTTACAGAGGATGAAAAAGGAGAAAAATAAGAGAGAGAAGGCCTCTAGGGtcactgggtccttcttctccctcatGCGGGTCCCGTCCATTCTGTAGATCTCGACaaggatggctccacgtcgtggccctattcatcactggtgccatgcgtagacgtcatctgccggtcatggtgttTCACTCCGTCCTAGAGGAAGGCTTGGTGAACTGACGTGCATGTCAGCGTCCGtatgaggattaggcagaacaacaccgacACGCTCGACaatgttcttgatgtgaaccccgaggtatggcccatcatggccacaagttacatcgaggcatgcccgCCTCTTCCGTTGTGTCAAAGTTTTAACTCAGACCCATACGCTTTgacctggagtggttgacggacgtatgggtccccgtcgagtGAGATAGAAACCGCGCCCATGGTATTGGGCGGCATGGGGCCTTTTtttgaggggtcaggcgagacagagcccgcacccaaggggtcgggtgagctAGAGCCAACACCCTTGGGGTTGGGCAAGACGGAGActacacccaaggggttgggcgagatagaACCCCACACCCAAGTGGTccggcgagatggagcccacacccaaggagtCATACGAGACTGAgccccgcacccaaggggtcagcgagacagagcccgcagcctcgaggtcgagcgataccttttaatatgtctcaaGCCATCCAGGGAATACTCCGTTATTATGGGCGCTAActttcttgctttgggtatccctaatatcgatacccgacagtagcccctgagcctacggaggagtagaatactcctgtGGAGGCTTTTCCGGacgggaggactctaagggcatTGGCCTTCTTTTGTAGCCCACAGCATGTCCTGGTAGGATGGGATTCCCTTTTGTCATGATCGGACTTCTTAGGGGCATGTGATCGCAGGATTTGGAGGGTCAgaaaagatttctcttgattcTGACCCCTCCCTCGGATCTGAGCCATCGTCCTGCGACCGCAtatttggtctccttgtgagtccaacttccctcgagcccccacgcattgtaggggtccagtcgaggggtcagctcatctttgtgatcaccatccctcaagcatttttttgataaaatggaggggctaaGCTGTGCCATGTTTTTTCTCGATGGACGAAACGAGGTGCTcagtgagctgttaatgggctagtccgagtggggccctggcttcccattCATAGGAGCCTGGCTTGGGTTAGCTAGTGACCAACTCCAGATTCTtagcggccaatccatatagttctcaggtccattcgaccggtcccaagggctctctgcctttcttcgaggaaaaaccatgaatTGTAAACCGACctagactcgaacgtgggccgggATACCCGTGGCGCTCGTGCGgctaggtactggccgctagtgagcctatccctttccacccctcaaaCTCCAAGGCCTAAATGGGCCATGGGAGtgtttttagctccatatccctaCTTACCTGCGATAGTTCTTGGCCCATCGACTGGGCAAACCGTGATATGGCAAGGGACGCGCTTCGCTTTGGCGTTCACCGATCATTCATGATCGCTCGTGAACATTGATCTAGcaacgatgagccaaggctttgtGCTCGTCTACACCGACACCAAGCTAGACGACATCAAGAAGGCGGTGGCCCCCTGGCATATGACCTTTCTATAAATATAGAAGATTAGAACATCCCccgaggggttagtttagtcaaATAGGTCAGGCGGCGTATTTGTAATAAACGGACAAGTTCTAGCCCTTTTGTTTCCTTTAAACAaacttgttcttttgttttggttgaataaatttgttctttctccctttttatgtgtaaaacaTTAATGCGGTCCGaccctttccatagttaaggctataaagctcgggGCACGGTGAACaagctctgatcacgctggtgagcaaaaatgccgtagcagctggggcgtaggtttcttgcagtccgatcagttttactcagcgtttgcttccgcaacccttgcttcttgatcttcacatgagaaagggtcgggcatagagaatgtctgccgtatagatatactcttattagcctccgagtgaggcccaaccccttgccattgctggggtcgggtgtcactaaagatcaagaagACAATAGCAAAACCAATAAGAGAAAGCGTTTTTCATTTAAGAAACACTATTCTTAATTTTTGTAAGTACATGCATggattaggggtaaaagcgatgtagctattCGATGTTTCATGCGTTGATGAAGACAtcaccatcgatggtcttgagcttattggtgcctggtcggagcacctccgcaacgacgtacggtccctcccacgatggagagagcttgtggtggttcttgttgctctggacgaagtagagcactaggtccccgacattgaaggcccgaccccgcaccAGATGACTTTGGTACCAGTGCAGCGCCTACTGGTACTTAGCCAAGCGAAGGAGGGCAATGTCACGCGCCTCGTCGAGCTGATCCATCGTGTCCTCAAGGGACATCTCAGCTCCTTGCTTATTGTACGCCCTGAGcctcggtgctccatagtcgaggttgctcgggaggatggcctcagaaccatagaccatgaagaaaggtgtgtagccggtggcccagctaggggttgtccttaggcttcAGAGCACCATGGGGAGCTCCGTGACCCATTGtccgctgaacttgttcaaccggttgaagatcataggcttaaggccttgtaggaccataccgtttgcacgctcgacctacCTGTTCATGCGGGGGTGCACCACGGTGGCCCAATCTACCGGATGTGATAATCATtgcagaattggaggaactttttTCTAGTGAATtgcgtgccattgtccatgatgatggagtttgggactccaaaacgATGGAcaatgttgaggaagaacaacacagcttgctcaaacttgatcatggagatcgagcgagcctctatccactttgtaaacttgtctacggtgacaagcatgtgcgtatagcccccgggcgCTCTTTTGAGAGGCCCGACCATATCGAGCCCTCAAACCGTGAATAGccttgtgatggggatcgtttggagcacTTGGGCCAGCAGCTGATTCTACCAAGCATAGTGTTGACACCCTTTGTAGATTTGTACAACctgttcagcgtcggctactgTCGCCAGAtaggaaccgcttcatgaggacacagtccttgtacatgtgcttgatggggaaggcatggttcggtcATGGTCCTTCAAGCAGCTTCTTAAAAGTGGTCGGGGGTTCCCTCGGTGGGCTTCCGACCCCCTTGCGGTTGGTAGCGGCCATGAGTGAGCTCTCACGCCgctgcttattcttcttcttggtggGGTGGTTGGAGGTGGCCTCACCAGTGTCCTCATCtcgcttcgccttgcccttgatCGCTTAGACCACTTTCTtgcctgaggcatggctagtggtgatgtcgaggagctccttggtggttcgtaggcccttgcgtcctagcttgtgaaccagggactcacaggtgatCCTGGACAAGAAGGCTCCTATGATGTCAGTGTCGGCGATGCTGGGCAGTTTGTTGCATTGtcaggagaagcatcggatgtactcaCATAGAGTCTCTCTAGACTTCTATTGATAGTTCTTGAGATTCCATGGGTTCCAAGGACGtgcgtatgtgccctgaaagttttccacgaagatctctttttggtccgcccaactttggattcggttgggcagaaggtgtttcaaccacgttcgcgccgaattggccaggaacaatggaaggttgtggataatgaaactgTCACTATCCACTCCACTGGCTTAGCAAGCAAGCTAATAATCATCGAGCCATAGTTTAGGgttcgtttccctagagtatttcaagATGTTGGTCAGCGATCGGTACAGCGGTGGAAagatgacgttgaggatgtgtcggccaaaggcctgaggtgtTGTCAGGTTGGGTCTCAGGCTTCTGTCCTTGTCTCTATAATAGTGTccaccacgatgagggtggtagccatggctagcctcctccctctcattgccGCAGGAACGCCTAC is part of the Miscanthus floridulus cultivar M001 chromosome 9, ASM1932011v1, whole genome shotgun sequence genome and encodes:
- the LOC136480114 gene encoding uncharacterized protein; protein product: MGQELSQKAAKKVAAIDPPLDENIMEEQNQEDRVQVEEIADHLPSPPLASLPPPASKPSAYDINRLPYDPGERLPIEDYPVNDQDAIRRAYITKGNSEEVNKYVLNNAPADESSDISHKEQLALCLRYVDKLGRPCEHFIGVVHVDDTTSLSLKKAIEVLLVSNGLSMQQIRGQVFVAIAKGNTDCKTFFDQRRDQDILNAIPLVNVAKSRMQELRSNGWDNFLQKVTSFCIKHGVEVPAMDGAYVPYEKSACPSNSFASFDAQKVRRLAEFYPKDFSNNDLLKLELQLDNYIDDMRQDASFQGLDNIVDLSVKLIETKRHKVYDMVYLLLKLILLLPVATMSVERVFSALVIVKTKSRNKIGDTVLDDCLVTFIERYIFFQVNEDDIMETFMSLRKRWINK